The following is a genomic window from Azospirillaceae bacterium.
TCGGCGTTCGGCCGCTTTTCCGCCAGGAACAGGCCCAGGGCGACCAGCGCGCAGGGCGACGCCGCAGCCCCCAGCAGGTCCAGGAAATGTTCCGCCGGTGCCGGCACCGGGATGCCGAAGGCCAGGAACGGCGCGCCCAGCGCCGGGGCCACCAGCAGGGGGTTGCGGATCAGCGACAGGGTCACCTTCCTGGCCATGCGGCGGGGATGGCGTTCGGTCTGCAAGCCCACCTCGATCAGGATCAGGGCGGCGGCGAACAGCACGCAGACGGTCAGCAGGCTGGCGATCAGTGTCGGCGTCCGGGCCGCCGGCCCCATCACCGCCAGCGTCAGGGGAAAACCGATGAAGGCGGTGTTGGCATAGGCGGCGTTCAGGCCGTCGATGGCGGCGTCCGCCAGATGGCGCGGCCGTCGCCGCCGCACCACGATGGTCAGGATGAACACCGCGCCGGAGCCCAGGCCGAAGGCGGCGACGAATCCAGGCTGCCAGATGTCGGCCCAGTGGGCGTTGGCGACGATGCTGAACAAGAGGGCCGGCAGGGCCAGGTAGACAACGAAGCGGTTGAGTTCCCGTGTGGCGTTGGGGCCCAGGGCGCCGGTCCGCCGCGCCGTCCATCCCGCCAGGATCAGCGCGAAGATGGGCAGGATGGTCGACAGCATGGACAGCATTGGGAAACTCCGGCACGGCAAGGCGTGCCAGCCTATACAGCGCCAGATTGATGCGATCTAATGCCTTTAATTCCATCAATCCATTCTGGTTCGGTATGATCGACATCCGCCAGCTGCGCTATTTCGTGGCCGTGGCCGAGACGCTGCACTTCAGCCGCGCCGCCGAGCGCCTGCACGTCACCCAGCCGCCGCTCAGCCGCCAGGTCGCCGCCCTGGAAAAGGAGTTGGGGGTGCAACTGCTGGAACGGCATTCGCGCCGGGCCCGCCTGACCCATGCCGGGGAACGCTTCCTGGCCGATGCCAAGGCTGTGCTGGTCGCCTTCGACCAAGCCTGTCGCAACGCACAGCTGTCGCAACAGGGCGAACTGGGGGATCTGCGCATCGGCTTCATGATGCATGCCGCCTACAGCAGTGTGCCGGCGCTGACCCGGCGCTTCATGGCGGCGAAGCCCAACGTGCAACTGCATTTGCGCGAGGTCATCCCCGCCACGCTGCTGGACGATATCCTGGACGGCACGTTCGATGCCGGCATCACCTTCAACCCCGGCCCGGTGCGCGGCCTGGTGATGCGGGTCATCCATCGTGAGCCGATGTGCCTGGCCGTGCCGGCCGATCACCGGCTTGCCGGCGTTGCTCCCATCTCCGCGGAGATGCTGGTGGGTGAACCGCTGATCGCCGCACCAATGTCGGTCACGCCGACCTTGCGCCGCTCCATCGCCGACTACTTCGCGCGGGTCGGGGCCACGCCGGTGATCCGCCTGGAAACCCAGTTGCAACAGACCATCGTCAGCCTGGTGGCGGAGGGCATCGGCGTGGCGCTGGTGCCCCGCTCGCTGGAAAAGCTGGGCATGGGCGGCGTCCGCTTCCGCGATTTGGCCGATCCGCCGATGGTGGAACACATCCTGGCCTGGCGGGAGGACAATCTGAATCCCGCGCTGCCACACTTCCTGGCCGTCGCCGAGGCATAAAAACCCCCCGGCGGCGGTGTTCCGCCGGGGGGGTATCTTTATGCGGGCTTACTTGCCGCTGACGTCCAGCGCCTGGGCCGGCAGGGTCACGGTCACGGTCTGCACGATGTCGGTGGCGGAGGTCGCCAGCATCACCTTGTAGGTGCCGCCCGCGATCTTCCAGCCGTGGGTGGGCACGTCGTACGTCGCCAGCAGGCGCGGGTCGATGGTGACCGACACGTCCTGGCCGGCACCCGGCGCCAGATCCACCTTCTGGAAGGCGCCCAGGCGCTTGGGCGCTTCCCAGCCGTCGCCGGCGACGTAGACCTGGGCCACGTCCTGGCCCTGGACGGCGCCGGTGTTCTTCACCGTGAACGCGGCCTTGATGCCTTTGCCCGCCGGCTCGGCCGTCAGGCCGCCCAGGCTGAAGCTGGTGTAGGACAGGCCGTAGCCGAAGGGGAACAGGGGCGTGCTGTGATTCTTGTCGAACCACTTGTAGCCGACGGCCGCCCCTTCGATCTTGTAGCTGGTGTAGGGGTGGCTGTCCTCGTCCGACTTGGGATCGCCGTCCATCACCGGGCGCGGGATCTGTTTCAGCGAGGCCGGGAAGGTCACCGGCAGGTGGCCGGAGGGGTTGACCTCACCGGTCAGCACGCGGGCGATGGCCTCACCGCCCGAGGTGCCGGCGTACCAGGCCTCGACCACCGCACCCACCTTGGACAGCCAGGGCATGACCACCGGGCCGCCGGTCTCCAGCACCACCACGGTCTTCCTGTTGGCCTTGGCCACCGTCTCGATCAGGGCGTCCTGGCCGTCAGGCAGGTTCAGGTCCAGCGCGTCCAGAGACTCGCCGGTCCACTGCTCACCGAAGACGATGACGATGTCGGCCTTCTTGGCGGCGGCCGCCGCGGCCTTCACATCCTTGCCGTCCAGATAGGTGAAGGTGGCGCCGCTGCGGGCCTGCAAGGCCTTCAAGGGGGAGGAGGGATGGTACAGCTTCGGGCCGGGGAAGCCCTTGGGGTATTCGTCCGGCACCACCAGGCCGTTCACCGGCCCGCCGTGCGGATAAACCTGGGACGAGCCGCCGCCTGACAGCACGCCGGCGTCGGCATGGGCGCCGATGACCACAATGGACTTGGCCGTCTTGGCCAGCGGCAGCAGCCCGCCCTCGTTCTTCAGCAGGACGATGCCTTCCTCGGCGTCCTTCTGGGTGACGGCGGCGTGGGCGGCATAGTCGATCTTGTCGGCCTGGTCGCCGGCCACCGGATGGTCGAACAGCCCCACCGCGAACATTGGCGCGCAGGATGCGGTGGGCCATGTCGGTGGCCCGCGCCTCGCTGACATGGCCGTTGTTCACGGCCTCACGCAGGGCACCGGCGAAATAGGGGGAACGGTCGAAGGCCCAGCCGGACTGCTGATCCAGGCCGGCGTTGGCGGCCTCACTGGTCGAATGGGTGCCGCCCCAATCCGACATGACATAGCCCTTGAAGCCGAAATCATGCTTCAGCACCTGGTTCAGCAGCCAGTCGTTCTCGCAGCTGAAGGCGCCGTTGACCCGGTTGTAGGAGCACATGACCGAACCCGGCTGCCCCACCTCATGCGCGATCTGGAAAGCCAGCAGGTCGGACTCGTGGCCGGCCTGCTCGTCCACCTGCACATCGATGGTGAAGCGGCTGGTCTCCTGGTCGTTGAAGGCATAGTGCTTCATCGTGCTGATGACGTGCTGGGACTGGATGCCCATCATCTCATGCCCGGTGATGATGCCGGCCAGCAGCGGATCCTCGCCGCTGTATTCGAAGTTGCGGCCGTTGCGCGGCTCGCGGATCAGGTCCATGCCGCCGGCCAGCTGCACGTTGAAGCCGGACATGAAGGCCTCATTGCCGATCATGGCGCCGCCGGCGTGGGCGACCTCCGGGCTCCAGGTGGCGGCGGTGGCCAGGCCCGAGGGCAGCGAGGTGCGCAGGCGCGGGGTGGGCGTGCGCTGGCTGGCGACACCGACGCCGGCGTCGGTCTGCCACTGGCCCGGGACGCCCAGGCGCGCGATGCCGGGGACGTAGCCGGCGGAATCCGGCAGGCCGTCCTTGGGGAAGGTGGAATTCTTGGTGAGGGTGGTCAGCCAGGGCGCGTTGGTGGAGAAATAGCCGAAGGTCAGCTGCAGCTTCTCCGCCAGCGTCATCTCCTTCAGTACCAGGTCGGCGCGGGCGTCGGGGCTCAGGCCCGTGTCCATCCACGGGCGGTCCTTGGGCACGTCGGTCCGGGCCGCCGCCGCCTGGGGCGCGTTGTTCGTGGTCTGCGCCAGGGCGGGCGCCAACGTGGCGACACTGACCAGGGCGGTGGTCGCGATCAATGCGGCAAGGGCCGGGCGGGTACGGACTTTGGGCACGAGTTTCTCTCCGTCGGACATTATTTTTGGCGGTTCCCCCACCCTGGTAGCAGCGGGCGGGAGTGTCCGATATAGCCCAAGCGGCGGCGTTTGGCGCTTTTTTTGTTAGCGCTCACATGTTGGACACGGCGGCGGCGCGGCTACCCGGATGCCTAAAGGCCGGCGACCGCCGGCCCGGACCGGAAGGTCCGCGAGCCTAGCCGCCGGATGGCGGCGCCCGGCGCGTGAGGGAACAAAAAAGCCGGCGCCCGGCGTCTGAGGGCGAAAAAATTAATCTGCCAGACGGCCTGTAAGCCGGGTTCTGTCCTCCGGCCCGTCCCCCCGATAAAGGGGGCAGCGGCCGTGGGATGGCCATTCATCTGGGACGCCTGTCGCCAGGCGCCTCGCGCGACCTACCCGGGCGGCGGCTCGGAAGATGCCTTGACCGGTTGCCCGGCCATGCCGCCCCTATTCGATCTTGCTCCCGGTGGGGTTTACCGTGCCGCCCCTGTTGCCAGGGGCGCGGTGCGCTCTTACCGCACCCTTTCACCCTTGCCTTCCCCCCGTTCCCCCGAAAGGGGCGGGCGGCTGGCGGTTTGCTTTCTGTGGCACTTTCCCTAGGGTCGCCCCCGCCAGGCGTTACCTGGCACCGTTCTTCCGTGGAGCCCGGACTTTCCTCCCCCCGGCGGCTTTCGCCATTGCCGGAAGGCGGCCATCCGGCCGTCTGGCAGGCGGCGAACCTAGGCGCATCGTCCTGCGGATGCAAGCGCCGATGGCGTAGTGTCGGGGCAATCCCATTCCCCGCCCGGATCCTGGACATCGGCACGGGCCCCAGCGGCCCCCTGACCGTTTGCACCCATGTTCCAGGTGCCGATGACGGCCGTGAAAAGAGTTAATTAAGGAAGGCGGCTTATGAATGTCCGTTATCGGGGCGGCGGGCTGTAGGGCGCGCGCTTTCCGTCATGCGATATTCTTTCGATCCAAGGCGCGCGACCATGGCCAGCGACAAGGCGGTTAAGCGGCAATTCCTGAGCCTGTTCCTGCCCACCATGGCGTTCGTGCTTGCGGCCGCGCTGCTGTTCGGCAACGCACGTGTCACGTCGGATCTGGATCGGCTTTGGGCACAGGAAGGCAACCGGGTCGACGTGGCCATGGCACGGCTGGACGACCAGTTCGCCGAACCGTGGCGTCACCTTCATTCCGTGGCGACGGAAGCGGCCACATTGGCGGCGTTGCGGGCCGATGCGGCGTCCATACCTCCCCGGGACATGGCGCAATCGTTGTGGACATTGGTCCGGCGCGATTCCCAGTACGCCGCAGCACTGTGGATAGACCAGGACGGGCATGAGGCGGTGCGTGTCGTGGCCGCTCCGGGTGATGGCGACCCCGTCGCGACCACCCCGCAAGCCCCCGGGCTCAAGGCGCCGAGGCCCAGCCTGGCGGCGGCGTTCCAAATGATGCCCGGCCAGGTCTATGTCTCCCCCCTGATCGCGGCAGAGCCGGACATCGACGGCCCTCATATGTGGATGGCCATGCCGCTGGCCGATGCGGCGGGGGCGCGTCGGGGCGTCCTGGCGTTCGCCCTGAAGCAGGACGCCCTTTTCGCCGATCTGGTCCATACCCCGGGGTATACGGATGCCCTTTTGCTGCTGGACAGGGCGGGGCGCCCGCTGGGTGGCATG
Proteins encoded in this region:
- a CDS encoding AEC family transporter produces the protein MLSMLSTILPIFALILAGWTARRTGALGPNATRELNRFVVYLALPALLFSIVANAHWADIWQPGFVAAFGLGSGAVFILTIVVRRRRPRHLADAAIDGLNAAYANTAFIGFPLTLAVMGPAARTPTLIASLLTVCVLFAAALILIEVGLQTERHPRRMARKVTLSLIRNPLLVAPALGAPFLAFGIPVPAPAEHFLDLLGAAASPCALVALGLFLAEKRPNAEPNLGATGLLVGLKLVAQPLLTWVLATWFFHLPVPAGRAAVLLAALPTGTGPFMVAEFYRREAGLTSRAVLVSTILSLLTITLYLSVGT
- a CDS encoding LysR family transcriptional regulator, which translates into the protein MIDIRQLRYFVAVAETLHFSRAAERLHVTQPPLSRQVAALEKELGVQLLERHSRRARLTHAGERFLADAKAVLVAFDQACRNAQLSQQGELGDLRIGFMMHAAYSSVPALTRRFMAAKPNVQLHLREVIPATLLDDILDGTFDAGITFNPGPVRGLVMRVIHREPMCLAVPADHRLAGVAPISAEMLVGEPLIAAPMSVTPTLRRSIADYFARVGATPVIRLETQLQQTIVSLVAEGIGVALVPRSLEKLGMGGVRFRDLADPPMVEHILAWREDNLNPALPHFLAVAEA
- a CDS encoding glycoside hydrolase family 3 C-terminal domain-containing protein, which gives rise to MFAVGLFDHPVAGDQADKIDYAAHAAVTQKDAEEGIVLLKNEGGLLPLAKTAKSIVVIGAHADAGVLSGGGSSQVYPHGGPVNGLVVPDEYPKGFPGPKLYHPSSPLKALQARSGATFTYLDGKDVKAAAAAAKKADIVIVFGEQWTGESLDALDLNLPDGQDALIETVAKANRKTVVVLETGGPVVMPWLSKVGAVVEAWYAGTSGGEAIARVLTGEVNPSGHLPVTFPASLKQIPRPVMDGDPKSDEDSHPYTSYKIEGAAVGYKWFDKNHSTPLFPFGYGLSYTSFSLGGLTAEPAGKGIKAAFTVKNTGAVQGQDVAQVYVAGDGWEAPKRLGAFQKVDLAPGAGQDVSVTIDPRLLATYDVPTHGWKIAGGTYKVMLATSATDIVQTVTVTLPAQALDVSGK